Proteins found in one Aneurinibacillus uraniidurans genomic segment:
- a CDS encoding phosphoribosylanthranilate isomerase yields the protein MKAKLKICGITEVSTLQQMAAEQLVPDQIGFVFAPSRRQIKPEQWGILAGYIPAGALAAGVFVNPSLEEIDAVFREQPLAIVQLHGTESAAFCKEVKDKFHCRITKAVGLSTEGKDDIAKLAPYRESVDLLLLDTALSGQSGGTGRTFDWERIAPYRDWCDEHGIELFVAGGIHAGNVVELLAGHKPDGIDLSSGVETDGRKDIDKIRTLIERMDAYEYRDSL from the coding sequence GTGAAAGCGAAACTGAAAATTTGCGGCATTACAGAAGTATCCACTCTTCAGCAAATGGCAGCAGAACAGCTCGTACCGGATCAGATCGGATTCGTCTTCGCGCCAAGCCGCCGCCAGATTAAGCCGGAACAGTGGGGGATACTTGCCGGGTATATTCCGGCAGGTGCCCTGGCAGCAGGGGTGTTTGTTAATCCTTCTCTGGAGGAAATCGATGCGGTGTTTCGTGAACAGCCGCTTGCAATCGTACAGCTGCATGGAACGGAGTCGGCTGCCTTCTGTAAAGAGGTCAAAGATAAGTTTCACTGTCGTATTACGAAAGCAGTTGGGCTATCTACTGAAGGGAAAGACGACATCGCTAAGCTTGCACCATATAGGGAAAGTGTTGACTTGTTGCTATTAGATACGGCTTTATCCGGACAATCGGGTGGCACAGGCCGCACCTTTGACTGGGAGCGCATCGCACCGTATCGTGACTGGTGCGATGAGCACGGGATTGAACTGTTCGTGGCAGGAGGCATTCATGCAGGCAATGTAGTCGAATTGCTTGCTGGACATAAGCCAGACGGCATTGATCTCTCCAGTGGAGTCGAGACGGATGGACGGAAGGATATAGACAAAATTCGCACGTTGATCGAAAGGATGGACGCATATGAATACAGAGACAGCTTATAA